In the Magnolia sinica isolate HGM2019 chromosome 15, MsV1, whole genome shotgun sequence genome, one interval contains:
- the LOC131227633 gene encoding tetraspanin-6: MYRFSNTVIGFLNLLTLLASIPLIGGGLWMAKSSSTCESFLQMPLLVMGFVILVLSLLGFIGACFNVAWALWVYLTAMILIIATLLSFTIFGFVVTNGGGGVPVPTRIYKEYRLSDYSPWLRNRIRDPMNWRRIRGCILNSNTCAKLASWTPLDYLERDMSPIQSGCCKPPTSCDYASGASTMLAQDPDCFKWNNAAGQLCYECDSCKAGVLEDVKRDWHKLSVLNVVVLVFLIGIYSIGCCALRNTKRSESDYPYGENRMSKVRPRWDFYWWRWWHDRREQLY; encoded by the exons atgtaccGATTCAGCAACACGGTGATAGGGTTTCTCAACCTGCTGACGCTGCttgcatccataccgttgatCGGAGGGGGATTATGGATGGCCAAGAGCAGCAGCACGTGCGAGTCGTTCCTCCAGATGCCGCTGCTGGTGATGGGGTTCGTGATCTTGGTGTTGTCCCTGTTGGGATTTATAGGGGCCTGTTTCAACGTCGCGTGGGCTCTATGGGTATATCTAACGGCTATGATCCTCATCATCGCCACCCTCCTTTCCTTCACCATCTTCGGATTCGTAGTCACCAACGGCGGTGGTGGGGTACCCGTACCCACCAGGATCTACAAGGAGTACCGTCTCTCGGACTACTCGCCCTGGCTCAGGAATCGGATCCGGGACCCGATGAACTGGCGGAGGATCCGCGGCTGCATCCTCAACTCCAACACGTGCGCTAAGCTCGCCTCATGGACACCGCTTGATTATCTGGAGCGAGACATGTCTCCGATTCAG TCGGGCTGCTGTAAGCCGCCAACATCATGCGACTACGCCAGCGGAGCTTCAACGATGTTAGCCCAAGATCCAGACTGCTTCAAATGGAACAATGCAGCAGGTCAGCTGTGCTACGAGTGCGATTCTTGCAAGGCCGGAGTGCTGGAGGACGTGAAGCGGGACTGGCACAAGCTCTCTGTCCTCAATGTCGTCGTGCTTGTTTTCCTCATCGGCATCTACTCCATTGGCTGCTGCGCCCTCCGAAACACCAAGCGGTCGGAATCTGACTACCCCTATGGAGAGAATAGGATGAGCAAAGTCCGGCCTAGATGGGATTTCTACTG GTGGAGATGGTGGCATGACCGAAGGGAACAATTATATTAG